The Vannielia litorea genome segment CGGCCACCGCATCCAGCTCGATCCCCTCGAACCCATGCGCCTCAGCCCATGCAATCTGCGCCGCCGTCACCGGCGAAACCGAGCCGGAGACAGCCAGCATCCGCTCCACCGGCCCGGCGCTCTCGCCCCGGTCCTCCGCAGGCAGCCATCCCTGCGCGCGCCAATGCTCCACCAGCGCGTATTCCACGCCTTGCGAACCGACGGCAAACACCGGCGACTGGTCCCACATCCGCTGCCCGACCCGGCCCATATGCGCATCCGTCATCGCATCGAATGACCAGACCTCCGCCTCCGGCGAACCGTCCAAGTCCTCCAGCGACACCAGCCCAAAGCTCTTGCCCGTCTGCTTCGCCAGATGCCGCGCCACATCGCTCTCATCCATCGGCGTCACCGGATGCCGTGCCATCACCGGGTGCCGGTCGAGCCGGAACACCCCGCCGGGGCCGGACGCAAACAAATGCCCGAAAGCCTGATAACGCCGCATCTTCGGCGCGGCGAGCAGACAGGGGATGAACGGCCCTTTCACCACCTCCGCCCCAAGGTCGATTGCCTTGCCGATCGAGCCGATCTCGGGCGATGAGTCCAAGGTCGAGCAAGTTTTGTAATGCACCACCCGCGCACCCGTTCCGGCCAGAAAGCGGAACACCCCCGGCAACTCCCGCTCCATCCAGCCGGGCGAATGCGAGCGCGCCGTGGTCGCTACCCCAACCGCCCGCACGCCGGGAAACCGCGCCAGCTGCGCCTCCGTTGGCACATCCAAGAACAGCACCGCAGGCACCCCCGCGAACTCCAGCACCTCCATGCTGGCCGCCGAGCCGGTGAAGTCATCCCCCACCCAGCCGATCAGGGTGCCGCCCGGCAGGCTCACCCGAAGGCCTCCAGCGCGCCCTTGAGCGCGGGTCGTGTCGCAGCATAGTCCTCCGCCGCCACACCCGCCTGCGCCGCCTCCCAAGCCTCCCGCAATGAGGCCACGCCTGCCGCCGGCCCATCCGGGTGCGCCATGATCCCGCCGCCCGCCGCGTGGATGCAATCTGCGTGGCCGACGCGGGCATAGGTCTCCGCCGCCTGCACCGCCGTCTGGCCCGAGGAGAACACCGGCATCGCCACGCAGGGCTTGTCCTCCCACATTGGCGTGCCGACCGAGAGCGCCGAGGCCACCACGCTGTCGTCCGCCTCCGAGAACTTGTTGCGCAGCCCGTTCACGTGCATGTGGTCCGCCCCGGCCAGCCGCCAGAGCTTGCTCCACGCAGTGTAGTCCCAGCCCAGCATGTCGGCCCGGCTCAGGTAGCCCCAGCCGCAGCGGTGCGCATGGATCGGCAGCTCCGAATGGCGCGAGAAGGCGAGGAAACCCGCAAAGCCCACCGAGTTCAGCGAAACCATCGCACAGGTCGCCCCAAGCTCCAGCAGCAGGTCATGCCGCCACCGCATCTCGTCCACCTCGCCCGTCAGGTTGAAGGCAAACATCACCTTCTTGCCGGTCTTCTCGGCATGGTCGTTCAGCACGCGCATCACCGCCCGCGCCCGCGCGTCGAACGGGCAGTTCGGCCCGTCGCTCTGCAACTCGTCATCCTTGATGAAGTCGATGCCCGCCGCGGCCAGATCACCGGCCAGCGAAGCCGTCTCCTCCGGCCCAAAGCCCACAGAGGGCTTTACGATGGTGCCGATCAACGGCCCTCTCTCCACGCCGCTCAAACGCCGCGTCCCCTCGATCCCAAACTTCGGCCCCGG includes the following:
- a CDS encoding ribulose-bisphosphate carboxylase large subunit family protein — its product is MSERIEADYLIETPVDPAKAAEAMAGEQSSGTFVSVPGETPELRERSAARVEALEVVGEVAEPSLGGGATGERYTRAKVTLSWPMGNIGASIPNLVATVAGNLFELRQFSGLRLRDIRLPREFGAAHPGPKFGIEGTRRLSGVERGPLIGTIVKPSVGFGPEETASLAGDLAAAGIDFIKDDELQSDGPNCPFDARARAVMRVLNDHAEKTGKKVMFAFNLTGEVDEMRWRHDLLLELGATCAMVSLNSVGFAGFLAFSRHSELPIHAHRCGWGYLSRADMLGWDYTAWSKLWRLAGADHMHVNGLRNKFSEADDSVVASALSVGTPMWEDKPCVAMPVFSSGQTAVQAAETYARVGHADCIHAAGGGIMAHPDGPAAGVASLREAWEAAQAGVAAEDYAATRPALKGALEAFG
- a CDS encoding four-carbon acid sugar kinase family protein, which codes for MSLPGGTLIGWVGDDFTGSAASMEVLEFAGVPAVLFLDVPTEAQLARFPGVRAVGVATTARSHSPGWMERELPGVFRFLAGTGARVVHYKTCSTLDSSPEIGSIGKAIDLGAEVVKGPFIPCLLAAPKMRRYQAFGHLFASGPGGVFRLDRHPVMARHPVTPMDESDVARHLAKQTGKSFGLVSLEDLDGSPEAEVWSFDAMTDAHMGRVGQRMWDQSPVFAVGSQGVEYALVEHWRAQGWLPAEDRGESAGPVERMLAVSGSVSPVTAAQIAWAEAHGFEGIELDAVAAVKGEATGAYETALKALEAGRDPLIYTAKGPDDPAVARLRAAVPAGGMEEANARIGAALGKVLARLLRQTGLKRAVISGGDTSGHASRELGLYAFTALAPTIPGAALLRAHSEDENLAGLELALKGGQMGSDDYFGWIKRGGGAAGGE